The nucleotide window CTAAAGTTCCGAACCCTcactggtttgaatggtgtcagcgcTTTTTTATCTAGTATTCTTTTGAaattaacaacatgaattggggtatCTAGAGCGCTATATAGGTAGAGTACATTGAATAGAATAAGGTTACAGTATGTCAATTACTCAAGtttgacaaaaatgcagatagaaccttatagtcccaagctctcaatataatataatatatctcACGGACACAGCTACTGAAATGAATATGTTCACTGGGTATACAATAACGTGGACATGCCAGTAAACGTAACTGTATAAAGTAGGATATAGGCTAATCTTACTGTAGCCTATAAACATTGCAATATTGCCAAGCGTGCgtgaatgtctgtgtgtatgtgcatggtgAAGGGTTATTTGGGGGAATAGATAgatagaacacagcaaaacatgtgTGCATGAACCAATTGAGGACTAAAATGACACAGATGACACAACGTGCCCACAGAGACGAAAGAGAGAGTGGGCCATGTAGCAGCTCTGGCTGTATTTAGGAACACAGAACTACTGCTGCAATGACTATGCTCAGCTGATTCTCACCTGTGGCACTGTGCTACCCTGTGTGTGATGACTGTATTGTGTAGATCTAACCTGGGAAACCCTAGGTAGGTCTTCTGCCTCAAGTGGACTGCAATCTCATATGAGCCAGAGGGGCTTTGTTACTGTATATGAGCATTATTGTATTATAACAATGAATATTTGTAAATGTTTGATTGTACTATCTGTTATCCTGTATCAGGCCAAATCCACTCCAATGAAAGACCATCATCTACCACATTCATATCTTTGACCATCCCTGTTCTAATCTCTTCCCAAGTGTAATGCATCAAGACAAGAGAACAAGCTCCTTGAAGAATGTGACCTCTTGATCGACATCATACAGCAGAGAAGGCAGATGATAGCCACCAAGATAAAGGAGGGCAAGGTAATTTCTTAGGCGTTAGTATGTTTTGATGGTTACTGAGGAGGGCAGATGGGTCAGGCTGCTTATCCCTTGGGAGATGCTCAGTCTTGCTCTTCATCTTCCTCGTGCCGCCAAGGTTGAACTTTCTGTTAAGCCTGAGGATGTACACTCTCACACAATCTCAAAAACAAcggccatcattatcatatttcccagcatgcaggTTGTTTTTAGAACTGTTTGTTTCaaaatgtgtgtttttgcatgcaaattgattgattgatcttatgctgcacaaagataaataacatacataaGAAAACTAATAcaatctgttagtagttggatttattgcaccgGTTACTGAGTTGTTCCTGTTGGGATGGTTTAGGTAGtaacattttataaaatgtttcCTACCTTGGCAGTCACTTAAAACGCAGGTAGCAGGTGATTAAACGTTCCCATTTTTGGACTCCCTTAcgctggctggattccaatagaaaTTACATGTCACTTTGCAAGCCACCATAATGGGACTGCAAACCAGGAGATTCAGACCACTGTGTTTGGGTAAAACTACACATTCAACGTACGCCTGcctcaaaagggttcttcaattgtccccataggataacacttttgggttccaggtagaaccctctgtgaaaagggttctacctggaacccaaaagggtttttcATAGGTTTCTCCTatggcaggggtgtcaaactcattccatggagggcctagtgtctgttggtttttgttttttccttttaattaagacctagacaaccaggtgagggagaTCCTTACCAATTAATGACCTTCAtttatcaatcaagtacaagggaggagtgaaaagcCACAGACACTCGGCCGGTTAAGGTACAAACAACAAGGGTTCAATTATGCACCCATTCTAAAGGTACACAGGATATACTGTACCTTACCCTTACAGGATACCACTACAGTGACAAGTGTTTGTACCCCTTTAATAACGAATCTAAACCTTTATTTCTGAGAGCGTACGTTGTTACCATACCATAAGTCTCTGCTCGACATGCACAGCTTTCACTGACTATATAGCCTACCTCGAGAGACAAACATAAACAAGAGTCGGCTTCTTTGTTAGAATGCATGATTTAATTTACTCTGGAATTCAGATTTTATGAAAAAGTGTTGTCAGTGTGACTGATCTAACTATAATAGCTTGGTTGTGTACGTGCAATACAGTATGTATCCTGTAGTATGCTTACTAACAGTAATGGAGTATTGTTGCCACAGCATTTAGGAAACTTAAACAATTCCACTTGAGTTGTTTCCATTCCTTTCCCCCATTATTATGGGCTcacgagtggcgcagaggtctaaggcactgcatctcagtgccagaggtgtcactacagaccctggctgtatcacaaccggctgtgatcgggaatcccgtagggcggcgcacaattggcccagcgtcatccggggtaggccgtcattgtaaatatgaatttgttcttaactgacttgcctagttaaataaaggttaaatgaaaacatAAAATAAGTGTCATTAGAGAGGGATTGAGGGGCTTGGAGGGATGGCTCTGGCGTGCTGTGCCATGTTCAGAACCACATCACACCTGTTTCCTGTGATCCCTCTGAGGAGCACTGCTTCCTTCCTTGCCCTGTGCCTCATGTCACAGTCAGGAGTCAGAGGCTGCTCTCTGCTCCCTGCCGATGGACGGAGGGGGCAAGCAGCCACACTCCCAGAGGGGAGGATGTAATGGCTCTGTTACCATGGTGATGTTATGGAGGATGTAGATTCTCCTCATGCCATCCTCAAAGTGTGTCTCTTATAATGGTTTAAGCagatgtgatgaaataaaagcatGTTTTGAATTTGAGAAAATAGTGATATGTTTATGTACAAATGAATTACCTCTTGATTGTGACCGTTAAAGAAAGAACTGTCAACTCAATTGAACCTGGAGCTTTGGTAGTCCTTCAGTTTCTGAAGCCGCAGTAGCCTGAGAAGTAGGTTTGTAGACTTGATACTGCATGTCTACTGTACCTGCCTCTGCACCAGTGAATTCAATAATCCATTGTTTCTTTTCAGGCTATACGGCTGCGAAAGCTAGCCCAGCAGATCGCCAGCTGCAAGCAGATCATTGAGAGATCGTCGTCCCTCATCACTCAGGCTGATCACACCCTCAAGGAGACAGACCATGCCCGCTTCCTGCAAACAGCCAAAAACATCTGTGAAAGGTGAGCTATCAAGTCAACCGATTGTGGTGATAATGTTCCAAACCCCAACTGACTGAGAGTCACAGGTTGTAATAAGAGAAATGTCACGTGAATCCTGTATCATTGGGTTTCAGAGTGTCCATGGCAACAGCATCCTCTCAGATCCTGATACCAGAGATCAACCTAAATGACACCTTTGATACGTTTGCGTTGGACTTCACAAGGGAAAAGAAAATGCTGGAAAGCTTGGATTACCTCACAGGTGAACGCAATTCCGAACATGATCCTTGATATTAAGGATATTAAGAACATATCTATAACTCCAATCTATCTGAAATAGGAGATTATGGTAATAGTGCAATCCCTGTTTGTCTATTTCTTTAACAGTCAAAGTGAAAACAGCTAcactgtatttgtatttgtaattattatggatccccattagttactccaaggcagtagctactcttcctggggtccagcaaaattaaggcagttataccattttaaaaacattacaatacatttcagaacagatttcacaacacattaagtgtgtgccctcatgccactactctactaccacgtatctacaacacaaaatcgtTGTGAATATATGTGTATAATGTGTATGTTATCATGGGTATGTGTGTAGCAactcgtgtgtgtgtggtagccTCTCATGTCAGAAGCTATGTGGCGTGTACAGTGGTTTTGACTGGGTAATACCCCTGGTGCTTTGTTGAGTGCTTCTTGAGGGCAAAGAAATGCTCAGGTTTAGAAGATACAGTTTGAGGTTTGTTTACAGTTTAATGAAATGGCTTTTGAGTGTTCTGGCTTTTAGGACATTCTCAACAGGGTGTCCTGTCCTCTGTTCTATATTGAGGCAGTGGGTTGTAGCTCAAGGAGCAGTAACTTTACCACCTGAAtcagcaggtatcctagtggttagagcattgggccagtaaccgaaaggttggtggatcgaatccctgagctggaaaagtctgttgttctgcccctgaacaaggcagttaacccactgttcctaggccgtcattgtaaataagaattaattcctcactgacttgcttagttaaataaaggttaaataaaaaataagaaaaaaaacgcACAGTAAAAGTCACTTGCAACAGTGGGCTTGGTTGTATTTACCTAAAATGTCCAATCCCCTGCACATAACACGTTGGACATAAGAAAATACACTGATTGTGTCAACCCaaagtactgtactctactgtgtgtTATGTCAACTGTCCATCATTGTTGTCATTAAATGACATATACCAGGAACTGACGTGAATAAAAATCACTATATTTTTCTATTTGCAGCACCAAATCCCCCAATAATCCGGGCGGAATTATGTACGGCATCGAACGACACCATCACTGTTCACTGGACGTCTGATGATGAGTTCTGTGTCGTCTCCTATGAGCTTCAGTATGCCATCTTCACCGGACAAGCCAATGTTGTCAGTAAGTGTACAATTCTTGTCTAGATGTCCTCAGTACAGTATGTTGGGTGTGTCTGTACAGTACGTCTGTTGTGGTACAACATTTTAAATCATGAAAGGTAGGCTATCTGAGAGCAATCATACATAGAAAGCCTCTTACTGTAAATAGCTTTGGGGTCTTCATTGCACTATCCTGATCAAAGAAATCATTTGTCATGTCACTTCTGCCCCAGTGCCTGTTCATACTAGAGTGAATTGGAAATGTTATTGTTTGATTTAATGGCAACAATTGGAGAAGGATTCATTGGAGGTGTTCTTATCtcaacaaatgtattttacattGTGTGTTTGTTACAATCCAgtggttgtttttttttctctcgcaTCTGCCATTAACTGATTGTCTTTGTCTGTGGTCTAGGTTTGTGTAACTCGGCTGATAGCTGGATGATTGTGCCCAACATCAAGCAGAACCACTACACGGTGCATGGACTCCAGTGTGGCACCAAGTACATGTTCATCGTCAAGGCCATCAATCAGGCAGGGAGTCGCAGCAGTGAGCCTTGGAAACTCAAGACCAACAGTATGTTTGCGTTTCGAATAGCTGTACCATGCTGACATCATTAAACATCTTTGGAGATTTGATATATGGAGATTGCATATTTACCATTGTTTACTGTTAATCTATTAATGGTCAATTCACAGGTCAACCATTCAAGTTGGACCCAAAGTCTGCTCACAAGAAGCTGAAGGTCTCCCATGACAACCTGACAGTGGAGCGAGACGAGACGTTGTCCAAGAAGAGCCACACTCAGGACCGCTTCACCAGCCAGGGCAGCTACGGCGTCACAGGGAATGTGTACATCGACAGCGGGCGCCACTACTGGGAAGCCTTGATAGGAGGGAGCACATGGTAAGGATATGGACCTGTGGTGTTTGAAGTACATCAGACTAGAACATTTGGAGACAAATCTGTGTGAGAATCAGATTGGGATGTCCAATCATGGTCTCTGTTACACTATAGTAAACGCAATCTTAAAATCTAAACTCTCTAGGACGTTAGGCCTAACATTTCCTATCGGTGCTATTTGACCACTACCAGAAAATGAGACATCAACattcaatattacatttttctatctTTATCAGGTTTGCTGTGGGCATTGCTTACAAGTCAGCACCGAAACATGAGTGGATCGGCAAGAACTCTGCCTCGTGGGTACTGTCTCGCTGCAACAACTCCTGGGTAGTACGTCACAACAGCAAGGAGATGCCCATCGAACCGTCCCCCCACCTGCGTCGTGTTGGGGTGTTGCTGGACTACGATGCTGGCTCCCTGGCCTTCTACGATGGCGCCGGCTCACAGCACCTGTACACATTCGACATCGCCTTCGCTCAGCCAGTCTGTCCCGTGTTCAACGTGTGGAACAAGTGTCTGACCGTCCTCACAGGGCTGCCAATCCCAGACCACCTAGAGGGAACAGACTGTCGGGATTAACAGTCCAgctaatagaacacagagacacagagggagcgGAACAGACTGATTACAGCCTCATCTGGCTGCCTTTTTGTCCCATCACCAATGCTGTATAAAACAGAATAAAGCCATGGTCCCAGATGTCTCTAATCATGCTCTTATTAGAAGTAAATACATTTCTTGAATTATTTATGGAAACCATTTATTGGATTTTATTTCTTGCTTTGCACATTAATGTACACTACTATATGTATGCTTGTTGGTCTTTGGGGTGTGCTTAGAGAGGAAGATGGATATAACGTTTTGAAATTCAGTCAAACTTATTTTCATGCAGCTCTGAGAAAAGTTTATTTCCTTCTTACAAATACAGAAGGTTGTTTCCGTCTTTCCATGTATACATCGTTAGCAGCATGTTGATAAAGGTTTTATGTGTAACCTGTTGATTTTGACATGGCATCATAGCAGCAGTACCACTGATTACTTCATAAAGCAGTTATAGCAGGATTAGTCGTCTACACCTGTTCTGTTTCATGCAGGTGTACCAAGATCCTCTCTACAAATAGAATTCTAATAAACATGTTAAGAGTTATATTAAAAGTTCATCTTAGGTGATTTAGTGCACTGACAACTTGACTATGATCGACAAATTAACAGAGACAATTCTTCATCGTCTCTTTGTTAAAAACCACTATGATGTTAAAAAGCTTATTATTGTTGAAAATGTACATTTGAGATAGAAGCCATTTTAAGTGAAATTTCGATACAGAAATAACTTGTAGAGTCGATTGACGCACCACCACGTCACATGGTGATGGAATTTAGAATATTGAATAGCTCCTTGTGTGCTTCTGCTaaagaccagagaggaagaggtgaagcgagagggataactgggtattttatttattttttgctcaccAAGCGCAGGAGTTTTTTGTCTGGTCAAAGAAAGTGTGTCGAATTTggttttgaaaaatgtgcttaTTTGCTATATGTGGCTTATTTGATTGAATATAACTTTCAGAATGATTAGGTTGTTACGTGTGTACTGAtttaagtaggacacgtgacatgcAGGCCCCTTCGagaaaaaacattttatattggagttgtgcctggtcgtcactagttaccacagccacaaagttttttaaattatttatttgatgATCTATACTGTAATTTTGACTTTGTGTATGTGGTAGCTAGTGGAAACCATTGTGCCTGTTCACACGcatcctaaaattctaaatcaaatggctaaattatacattttatgaccaattacatatgttagcttagtagatatGGCGATCTAAGGGCTTAGACCTACAGGGGGTTAATTGTGATTAAATGCACCATGTGCAGTCTCTGTAAATATATTGCTGTTTTCTTCTCACATATTGGCTCTGTATGTTCACATACATTTGGTATTTGAGCAATTTGACTTTTTCTGACACCTGCATCATTATTTTCACACTGGTAAACATTCTAggttaaaaatgtaataaagtgACATCAACAAACTTCTCAAGTAGTGAATTTGTAATAAAACATTTCAATTGTAATGATAATGCTTTTTAATTGTCTGCTACCTAATGCCCTCCTTGCACAGGTgatgctcggcggtcgacgtcactggtcttctagccatcattgatcagtttttcataatccattggttttgtcttgtcttccatcacatcCCATTAATtacttgtgtatttaaccctctgtttcccctcatgtccttgtcggtgattgtttggaTGTTATGTTACGTTGATTTTGTGTTTCGGTGTGCGAGGGGTATTCTTTACCCAGTTTATTTTGTTCTTTGGTTATGGAGTTTGGTTTTtattaaatactccatatttaaccaacttggtttctcctgcgcctgacttccctgccacctacattcACGAATATGACAGAATCACCGACCCGCATATTGAAGTCAGCAGGAGAGGACGCCCCggacatggaggtggaggagcgcgtccaggagcaagCGAAGAAGCTTCACCATCTGTGCGCTGCCATGGAGCGTGTTGTCCAGaagatggaccgatgggagagacagggagttcttccagcgcctccaccagcccaactGGGGTCGATACTGCACGCCCCTGCTCAACCTGAACCCGGTGGAATCCGAATATCCATGCCTCAGGGGTACGACGGAAATACTGCCGGCTGCTGGGGTTTCCTCCTCCAATTACACTTTTATCTGGCCACGGTCCAACCAGTTCCATCAGACCGTGAGAAGAgtttcgccctcgtctcgtgcctcaccgggagagccctggaatgggccagcgcTGTGTGTGACGGAGGAGATGCTGCGTTGGACCGTTATGAGGAGTTCATCagccgtttccgggcagtcttcgaccacccacccgagggcagagcggcgggtgagcgcctctaccatctgaggcaggagacgaggagcgtccaGGATTTTGCTTTAGAGTTTAGGACCCTGGCAGCCGGTGCGGGATGGAATCAcggggccctgatcgaccattatcgctgcagtctgtcttaggacgtccgtcgggagctggcctgcagagacaccactctcaccttcgaccagctggtggatctgtccatccggctggaaaCTTGCTGGCTGCTCGCGGACGTCGAGATCGgtgtctggtggttccatcctccgcaccccctctcctataCCCAGGGAGCCGGGAGAgagggtgcacagggagaccggagggggttcccgctcgtgcaccatcggtggccgcagagggcacactgcttgTCAGTGCCAGGTAGGTTCTTCTGGGAATCGAGgtagcaggcagggcgctctggtgCCACCCAaggtgagtaggcaccattctcatccagagccctctgcACATATATTTGTCTCTGTTGCTTTTCCTGATTTTTCCCGgcgttcccagcataaggcgctagtagattcaggcgcggctaGGAATTTTATTGATCAAGATTTTGCtaatagtttagggatccctattgtacctgtggatgtgcctttccccgtgcacaccttagatagtcggccattagggtcagggttgatcaaggaggccacagctcctttgagtatggtgacgcaggggggtcacaaggaaaaAATGTGTCTTTTCCTTATTGACACTCCTGCGTATCCCGTAGTGCTGGGCCTACCTTGGTTAACTATtcataaccccactttttcttggccacagagggctctcacggggtggtcgtgagagtgctcagggaggtgtgtaggggtttccgttggtgctactacggtggaaagtccagaccaggtttccaccgtgcgcattccccccgaatatgccaaTTTGTCTCTCAccttctgtaaaaggaaggcgactcaattaccaacccatcgacagggggattgtgcgataaatctcatggtagacgctgcacttcccaagagtcacgtgtatcccctgtcgcaagcggagatggtggctatggagacatatgtctctgaatccctgcgtcaggggtacattcggccctccatttcacccatctcatcgagtttcttttttgtgaagaagaaggatggaggtctgcgcccgtgcattgattatcgtgcattgattatcgaggtctcaataaaatcacggtggggtacagttacccgctaccccTGATCGCCCCGGCGATTGAgttaatgcacggggcgcgcttcttcactaaactggctCTCCAGAGTgtgtacaatctggtgcgtatctgtgatggagacgagtggaagacagcatttagtaccacctcagggcattatgagtacctcgtcatgccgtacgggttaaagaatgctccatcagtcttccaatcgtttgtagacgagattttcagggaacGGCACGGGCAGGgggtagtggtgtatatcgatgacattctgatatactccgctacacgcgccgagcatgtgtccctggtgcgcaaagtgcttggtcgcctgttggagcatgacctgtatgtcaaggctgagaaatgcctgttctttcaacagtccatctccttcttagggtatcacctatccacgtcaggagtggagatggaggttGACCgtattgcagccgtgcgtaattggccgactcccaccacggtgaaggaggtgcagcgatttttagggtttgccaattactaccggagatttatccggggttttggtcaagtggctgctcccattacctcactgctgaaggggggtccggtgcgcttgcagtggtcggctggggcggacagggcttttagga belongs to Salmo trutta chromosome 20, fSalTru1.1, whole genome shotgun sequence and includes:
- the LOC115155960 gene encoding E3 ubiquitin-protein ligase Midline-1 isoform X2, with protein sequence METLESELTCPICLELFEDPLLLPCAHSLCFNCAHRILVSHCTPNEPVQSISAFQCPTCRYVITLSQRGLEGLKRNVTLQNIIDRFQKASVSGPNSPSETRRERAALDSKAMTSPSERVQCQFCEQDPPQDAVKTCVTCEVSYCDECLKATHPNKKPFTGHRLIEPMPDCHLRGLMCLEHEDEKVNMYCVTDEQLICALCKLVGRHRDHQVAALSDRYEKLKQALDSNLSNLIKRNNELETLMGKLIQTCQHVECNASRQENKLLEECDLLIDIIQQRRQMIATKIKEGKAIRLRKLAQQIASCKQIIERSSSLITQADHTLKETDHARFLQTAKNICERVSMATASSQILIPEINLNDTFDTFALDFTREKKMLESLDYLTAPNPPIIRAELCTASNDTITVHWTSDDEFCVVSYELQYAIFTGQANVVSLCNSADSWMIVPNIKQNHYTVHGLQCGTKYMFIVKAINQAGSRSSEPWKLKTNSQPFKLDPKSAHKKLKVSHDNLTVERDETLSKKSHTQDRFTSQGSYGVTGNVYIDSGRHYWEALIGGSTWFAVGIAYKSAPKHEWIGKNSASWVLSRCNNSWVVRHNSKEMPIEPSPHLRRVGVLLDYDAGSLAFYDGAGSQHLYTFDIAFAQPVCPVFNVWNKCLTVLTGLPIPDHLEGTDCRD
- the LOC115155960 gene encoding E3 ubiquitin-protein ligase Midline-1 isoform X3 — its product is METLESELTCPICLELFEDPLLLPCAHSLCFNCAHRILVSHCTPNEPVQSISAFQCPTCRYVITLSQRGLEGLKRNVTLQNIIDRFQKASVSGPNSPSETRRERAALDSKAMTSPSERVQCQFCEQDPPQDAVKTCVTCEVSYCDECLKATHPNKKPFTGHRLIEPMPDCHLRGLMCLEHEDEKVNMYCVTDEQLICALCKLVGRHRDHQVAALSDRYEKLKQALDSNLSNLIKRNNELETLMGKLIQTCQHVECNASRQENKLLEECDLLIDIIQQRRQMIATKIKEGKAIRLRKLAQQIASCKQIIERSSSLITQADHTLKETDHARFLQTAKNICERVSMATASSQILIPEINLNDTFDTFALDFTREKKMLESLDYLTAPNPPIIRAELCTASNDTITVHWTSDDEFCVVSYELQYAIFTGQANVVSLCNSADSWMIVPNIKQNHYTVHGLQCGTKYMFIVKAINQAGSRSSEPWKLKTNSQPFKLDPKSAHKKLKVSHDNLTVERDETLSKKSHTQDRFTSQGSYGVTGNVYIDSGRHYWEALIGGSTW
- the LOC115155960 gene encoding E3 ubiquitin-protein ligase Midline-1 isoform X1 translates to METLESELTCPICLELFEDPLLLPCAHSLCFNCAHRILVSHCTPNEPVQSISAFQCPTCRYVITLSQRGLEGLKRNVTLQNIIDRFQKASVSGPNSPSETRRERAALDSKAMTSPSERVQCQFCEQDPPQDAVKTCVTCEVSYCDECLKATHPNKKPFTGHRLIEPMPDCHLRGLMCLEHEDEKVNMYCVTDEQLICALCKLVGRHRDHQVAALSDRYEKLKRTPDCYLSERSEQEEAYQVISTQALDSNLSNLIKRNNELETLMGKLIQTCQHVECNASRQENKLLEECDLLIDIIQQRRQMIATKIKEGKAIRLRKLAQQIASCKQIIERSSSLITQADHTLKETDHARFLQTAKNICERVSMATASSQILIPEINLNDTFDTFALDFTREKKMLESLDYLTAPNPPIIRAELCTASNDTITVHWTSDDEFCVVSYELQYAIFTGQANVVSLCNSADSWMIVPNIKQNHYTVHGLQCGTKYMFIVKAINQAGSRSSEPWKLKTNSQPFKLDPKSAHKKLKVSHDNLTVERDETLSKKSHTQDRFTSQGSYGVTGNVYIDSGRHYWEALIGGSTWFAVGIAYKSAPKHEWIGKNSASWVLSRCNNSWVVRHNSKEMPIEPSPHLRRVGVLLDYDAGSLAFYDGAGSQHLYTFDIAFAQPVCPVFNVWNKCLTVLTGLPIPDHLEGTDCRD